Proteins found in one Leptospira terpstrae serovar Hualin str. LT 11-33 = ATCC 700639 genomic segment:
- a CDS encoding histidine phosphatase family protein — MDLYLIRHPETIAPKGTCYGRTDFPLKYPVEDTADSTFPHLPPNFDHFLSSPAPRALKLSSALLSKYNFTSTDHSSIPTDERLWEMNFGDWDGKLWEEIPRKETIPWMKDFVNARTPGGEAFTDLILRMDAFIGDWKDGGFLRTEWEKTNDKSLSSLIVVCHSGPIRAVLCKHLGTPYEEAFKSPVDFGSVHKLELP, encoded by the coding sequence ATGGACCTATATTTAATTCGCCATCCAGAAACTATAGCACCGAAAGGAACTTGTTATGGAAGGACTGATTTTCCTCTCAAATATCCAGTAGAAGATACAGCGGATTCTACTTTTCCTCATTTACCACCAAACTTTGACCATTTCCTTTCGAGTCCTGCTCCCAGAGCTTTAAAACTTTCCTCCGCTTTACTTTCCAAATACAATTTCACCTCAACAGATCATTCATCAATACCAACTGACGAACGTTTGTGGGAAATGAACTTTGGAGATTGGGACGGAAAACTTTGGGAAGAAATTCCGAGAAAAGAAACCATCCCTTGGATGAAAGATTTTGTCAATGCCAGGACTCCCGGCGGGGAAGCATTCACTGACCTGATCCTTCGAATGGATGCATTTATAGGAGATTGGAAAGATGGTGGGTTTTTAAGAACAGAATGGGAAAAAACAAACGATAAATCACTATCCTCACTCATCGTTGTTTGTCATTCCGGCCCAATTCGAGCCGTACTTTGCAAACATTTAGGAACTCCGTATGAAGAAGCGTTTAAATCGCCTGTGGACTTTGGTTCTGTCCACAAGTTGGAACTCCCCTAA
- a CDS encoding AraC family transcriptional regulator, with the protein MGSGSVFCLIWSLSHLVRNRSVSGFVWSFVLFSTGLWLLTGAFMFTGFYHYLPSIALTHIPFVFLSSTLLYLYLEFLFLEKPIQIKVYHFIPAIVSVLFLIPFYSGTDTERLEILGLLDKSEYGSIIVGLNFGIKVSILLSVGIFLVKEWIPNVRMSVFFTKKAIYSLIFILLIWIDLLLGSIGFTFQIVFFRKLSAYLLPILMYFYYFTRELWTPFVSDVRDSIQRNKYEKSKLVSVQLETIDQRLYELMREKVFCDEDLSLSKLADMAEVKPGQLSEYFHKRYGFGFYQYINQYRIDEAKRLLLESEERSILSIADAVGFNSKSTFNRVFLETVGTTPSEFRKQSKSI; encoded by the coding sequence ATGGGTTCGGGGTCCGTCTTTTGTTTGATTTGGTCTCTCTCTCATTTGGTCCGCAATCGTAGTGTTTCTGGATTTGTTTGGTCGTTTGTTTTATTTTCTACAGGGCTTTGGTTACTCACCGGGGCCTTTATGTTCACTGGTTTTTATCACTATCTTCCTTCGATTGCACTCACCCATATCCCTTTTGTTTTTCTATCATCTACATTACTCTATTTATACTTAGAATTTTTGTTTTTGGAAAAACCCATCCAAATCAAAGTTTATCATTTTATTCCCGCGATTGTCTCTGTTCTATTTTTGATTCCTTTTTATTCAGGAACCGATACAGAACGATTGGAAATTTTAGGACTTTTGGATAAATCAGAATATGGTTCTATCATCGTTGGCCTTAACTTCGGAATCAAAGTTTCTATTTTACTTTCTGTGGGAATATTTCTTGTCAAAGAATGGATTCCGAATGTAAGGATGTCCGTCTTCTTTACGAAAAAAGCCATTTACTCTCTCATATTTATCCTTTTGATTTGGATCGACTTGTTACTCGGAAGTATTGGGTTTACTTTTCAAATTGTTTTTTTTCGTAAACTCAGTGCTTATCTTTTGCCAATCCTTATGTATTTTTATTATTTTACTCGTGAACTTTGGACTCCTTTTGTCAGCGATGTTCGAGATAGTATCCAAAGAAATAAATACGAAAAATCCAAATTGGTATCGGTTCAATTAGAAACCATCGATCAAAGGTTATATGAACTTATGCGCGAAAAAGTATTTTGTGATGAAGATCTTAGCCTTTCTAAACTCGCCGATATGGCAGAGGTCAAACCGGGACAACTTTCCGAATACTTTCACAAACGTTATGGATTTGGATTTTATCAATACATCAATCAATACAGGATCGATGAGGCAAAACGTTTGTTATTGGAATCTGAAGAAAGATCCATTCTTTCTATTGCAGATGCCGTTGGATTTAATTCTAAATCAACTTTCAATCGAGTATTTTTAGAAACAGTCGGTACAACTCCTTCCGAATTTCGTAAACAATCAAAATCTATCTAA
- the dnaE gene encoding DNA polymerase III subunit alpha — MDDFAHLHLHTTYSMLDGAIRISDLMKRVKELGMSSVAITDHGNMYGAIEFYKEAVKHDVKPIIGCEFYVTPSRSAETELDEIADGGAYHIILLCKNEIGYKNIIKLASRSFTEGFYRKPRIDYDLLERYSEGLVCLTACLAGEVNRKILEGKEDKAYALAGRLHEIFRKEDFYLEIQDHGIPEQRTVAEAVMGFSKRTGIPLVLTNDSHFLTKDDREAQDILLRIGMRKNIDDEMRFGFNENFYVKSPAEMINIFPDHKDAFYNTLAIRDKCSLNFQFGNPLLPPFEVPAGFDTDSYLEKLVWEGIKEKYQDITPIVRERTEYEMQTIRNMHFAGYFLIVQDYINFARRAGIPVGPGRGSAAGSIIAYALGITNVDPIRYNLLFERFLNPDRKDMPDIDTDFCVERREEVINYIKHKYGENRVGQIITFGSLAAKAAIKDVARVFNVPFSEVNEMSKLFPKKLGITIQEAVDTSKDLRDIAEKSDLNKKVFYIAQKLEGNYRQVGRHAAGVVIAPTALEEIVPLSTVSEPGRDGRSIVTQYDKNMSEQVGLIKMDILGLKNLTTIHHATKLIEKRHGILIDLDKIPLDDAATFSLLRKANVLGIFQLDSSSGIRDLFAKAQVQKFEEIAALLALYRPGPMGSGMLDDYLDRKNGKKKVVFPHESLAEVLGETYGVVVYQEQVMGISRIMGGYSVGDSDVLRKAMAKKDKSKLPALKEKFVKGAIEKKINEKLAIELFEQLEKFGEYGFNKSHSVAYAFVTYQTAYLKANYSIEYLTALLSGDHSKITDVVKYINNAKEMGIRILGPDVKESGISFEITDDKTVRFGLSSIKGVGELAAENIISNRNSIGGYNQLGDFTKKLDTRLANKKVLESLAQGGAFDSFGYSRKTISESTDIILNYANKKQAEEKEGQFSLFGGVNGGGEENLNLPKDGIEWNGDELLRREKETTGLYLSGHPLDKFTEQLKTLNPTTIENLEEVRPKSKVEIAGVLSKKVVKLTKKKEEFVNFMIEDQTGEIECVAFPKTYAEFKHLFTEDNTVFIRGILERLDADESELKGQIIVNKLEELNSVTIEKKMEKTLHLTINMLEEKNRDVILKLQDILSVHRGASSVFFHLVGKGDEKKVIRAHDHFSIEISSDLMKMLTDILGKGSVRYTVGEEVRVFG; from the coding sequence ATGGACGATTTCGCTCACCTTCATTTACATACTACCTATTCCATGTTGGACGGGGCCATACGGATCAGCGATTTGATGAAACGTGTGAAGGAACTGGGGATGAGTTCTGTTGCCATCACTGACCATGGGAACATGTATGGAGCGATTGAGTTCTATAAAGAAGCAGTCAAACACGATGTTAAACCCATCATTGGGTGTGAATTTTATGTAACCCCTTCTCGCAGTGCCGAAACAGAACTGGATGAAATCGCTGACGGTGGTGCATATCATATCATCTTACTTTGTAAAAACGAAATTGGTTATAAAAATATCATTAAACTTGCAAGTAGGTCCTTCACTGAAGGTTTCTATCGCAAACCAAGGATTGATTATGATCTTTTGGAAAGGTATAGCGAAGGTCTTGTTTGTTTAACAGCTTGCCTTGCAGGGGAAGTCAATCGAAAGATTCTAGAAGGCAAAGAAGATAAAGCGTATGCGTTAGCTGGTCGGTTACACGAAATTTTCCGCAAAGAAGATTTTTATTTAGAAATCCAAGATCATGGAATTCCAGAACAACGAACAGTTGCTGAAGCAGTCATGGGATTTTCGAAACGAACAGGAATCCCTCTTGTACTTACAAATGATTCACACTTTCTCACAAAGGATGATAGAGAAGCTCAAGATATTTTACTTCGCATCGGAATGCGCAAAAACATCGATGATGAAATGCGTTTTGGCTTCAACGAAAACTTTTATGTAAAATCACCTGCGGAAATGATTAACATTTTTCCTGATCATAAAGATGCTTTTTATAATACTTTAGCCATTCGTGATAAATGTTCCTTAAATTTCCAATTTGGAAATCCACTCCTTCCTCCATTTGAAGTCCCTGCAGGATTTGATACCGATAGTTATTTAGAAAAACTAGTATGGGAAGGAATCAAAGAAAAATACCAGGATATAACACCTATTGTACGAGAAAGAACGGAATATGAAATGCAAACGATTCGTAATATGCATTTTGCCGGATACTTTTTAATTGTACAAGACTATATAAACTTTGCTAGGCGAGCGGGAATTCCTGTTGGTCCCGGTCGCGGTTCTGCTGCAGGATCGATTATTGCTTATGCTTTGGGAATTACAAATGTCGATCCCATCCGATACAATCTTCTTTTTGAAAGATTCCTCAATCCCGATAGAAAGGATATGCCAGATATTGATACGGATTTTTGCGTAGAAAGGCGAGAAGAAGTTATTAATTATATCAAACATAAATACGGCGAGAACCGAGTAGGACAAATCATTACCTTTGGATCTCTTGCTGCCAAAGCTGCCATCAAAGACGTGGCTCGTGTTTTTAATGTTCCATTTTCTGAAGTGAATGAGATGAGTAAACTTTTTCCAAAAAAATTGGGAATTACCATCCAAGAAGCTGTTGATACATCGAAAGACCTTCGTGATATTGCAGAAAAATCTGATTTAAACAAAAAAGTATTTTATATTGCTCAAAAATTAGAGGGTAACTATCGTCAGGTGGGAAGACATGCTGCCGGTGTTGTCATTGCTCCTACTGCCCTAGAAGAAATAGTTCCTTTATCTACAGTCAGCGAACCTGGTAGAGATGGTCGATCCATTGTCACACAATACGACAAAAACATGTCGGAACAAGTGGGACTCATCAAAATGGATATTTTAGGTTTAAAAAACTTAACTACCATCCATCATGCAACCAAACTCATTGAAAAACGACATGGAATTTTAATCGATTTAGATAAAATTCCTTTAGATGATGCGGCCACCTTTAGTTTATTACGAAAAGCCAATGTCCTTGGGATATTCCAGTTAGATTCTTCATCCGGGATCCGAGATCTTTTTGCCAAAGCCCAAGTGCAAAAATTTGAAGAAATTGCCGCCTTACTTGCGTTATATCGACCTGGTCCTATGGGATCAGGGATGTTGGATGATTATTTAGATCGTAAAAACGGGAAAAAGAAAGTAGTATTCCCCCATGAAAGTTTAGCAGAAGTGTTAGGGGAAACTTACGGAGTGGTTGTCTACCAAGAGCAGGTAATGGGTATCTCCCGGATTATGGGTGGGTATTCTGTAGGAGACTCGGATGTACTTCGTAAGGCGATGGCCAAAAAAGACAAATCCAAACTCCCAGCCTTAAAAGAAAAATTTGTAAAAGGTGCCATCGAAAAAAAGATCAACGAAAAACTTGCCATTGAACTATTTGAACAGTTAGAAAAATTTGGTGAGTATGGATTTAACAAATCTCACTCGGTTGCTTATGCCTTTGTTACTTACCAAACCGCTTACTTAAAAGCTAATTATTCCATTGAATACTTAACAGCTCTTTTATCAGGTGATCATTCCAAAATTACGGATGTGGTAAAATACATCAATAACGCCAAAGAAATGGGTATTCGCATTTTAGGTCCCGATGTCAAAGAGTCGGGAATTTCTTTTGAAATCACTGACGACAAAACCGTTCGATTTGGTCTATCTTCGATCAAGGGAGTGGGAGAACTTGCCGCAGAAAATATTATTTCCAATCGCAATTCCATTGGTGGATACAACCAATTGGGAGACTTCACAAAGAAGCTAGATACAAGGCTTGCAAACAAAAAGGTCCTCGAGTCACTTGCACAAGGTGGAGCCTTCGACTCATTTGGTTATTCAAGGAAAACCATTTCTGAATCCACAGATATCATTCTTAACTATGCCAACAAAAAACAAGCTGAAGAAAAAGAAGGCCAATTTTCTCTGTTTGGCGGTGTCAACGGTGGCGGAGAAGAAAATCTAAATCTTCCCAAAGATGGAATTGAATGGAATGGCGATGAACTTCTTCGAAGAGAAAAAGAAACAACAGGGCTTTATCTTTCTGGCCATCCACTAGATAAATTTACCGAACAATTAAAAACACTCAATCCAACTACCATTGAAAACTTGGAAGAGGTGCGACCTAAATCCAAGGTAGAAATTGCTGGGGTTCTTTCAAAAAAAGTAGTAAAACTCACTAAGAAAAAAGAAGAGTTTGTTAACTTTATGATCGAGGACCAAACCGGTGAGATCGAATGTGTAGCCTTTCCAAAAACCTATGCAGAATTCAAACATTTGTTCACAGAGGACAATACGGTATTTATTCGTGGAATTTTGGAACGACTAGATGCCGACGAATCAGAGTTAAAGGGTCAAATAATAGTCAACAAACTTGAAGAACTAAATTCTGTAACGATTGAAAAGAAAATGGAGAAAACACTCCATTTAACAATCAATATGTTAGAAGAAAAAAATCGAGATGTGATTTTGAAACTCCAAGACATTTTATCAGTGCATCGTGGTGCATCTTCAGTGTTTTTTCATTTGGTTGGAAAAGGTGATGAAAAAAAAGTGATACGAGCACACGATCATTTTTCCATCGAAATTTCTTCTGACCTGATGAAGATGTTAACCGATATTCTTGGTAAAGGTTCAGTTCGTTATACGGTTGGCGAAGAAGTGAGAGTTTTCGGATAA
- a CDS encoding adenosylcobinamide-GDP ribazoletransferase produces the protein MQYLLREIRLFFVCLSFLSRIPSPKWIGFQEEWLHKSIKYSPTVGIFLGTFQWIVYIIFQLMFGPNIAFVISLGFLLILTGAFHEDGFSDFCDGIGGGWKREDILRIMKDSRVGSFGAAGISLLLVLKISGASQSLASTGFRWNQLHFFWNHQLISIWLYFVSAHSLSRFFSVIMMLVLPYAKEEGYAKPMAKEITWPQTLFACFAGLVPFLLLSYQHPQFVFSLVMIIPSLYYMYSLMKRWIGGFTGDCLGAVQQVVETCIWISGVFVWTYI, from the coding sequence ATGCAATATTTATTAAGAGAAATTCGCCTCTTCTTTGTTTGTTTATCATTTCTATCCCGAATTCCCTCACCTAAGTGGATTGGTTTCCAAGAAGAATGGTTACATAAATCAATCAAATACTCACCGACTGTGGGAATATTTCTTGGAACTTTTCAATGGATTGTTTATATCATTTTCCAATTAATGTTTGGTCCAAACATTGCGTTTGTAATCTCCTTAGGATTTTTATTAATTCTAACAGGTGCCTTTCACGAAGATGGATTTTCTGATTTTTGTGACGGGATTGGAGGTGGTTGGAAAAGAGAAGATATTTTACGAATTATGAAGGATAGTCGGGTCGGTAGTTTTGGAGCTGCTGGAATTTCCCTATTACTTGTTCTTAAAATTTCAGGTGCCTCACAGTCACTAGCATCCACCGGATTTCGATGGAACCAGTTGCATTTTTTTTGGAATCACCAACTAATTTCGATTTGGTTGTATTTTGTTTCTGCTCATAGTTTGAGTCGATTTTTTTCGGTAATCATGATGTTAGTCCTTCCCTATGCCAAAGAAGAAGGGTATGCAAAACCAATGGCAAAAGAAATTACTTGGCCACAAACTCTTTTTGCATGTTTTGCAGGTCTCGTTCCTTTTCTCTTGTTATCATACCAACATCCGCAATTTGTTTTTAGTTTGGTTATGATCATTCCCAGTTTATACTATATGTATTCGCTTATGAAACGTTGGATCGGTGGTTTTACTGGCGATTGTTTAGGAGCCGTCCAACAAGTGGTAGAAACTTGTATCTGGATTTCGGGAGTGTTTGTATGGACCTATATTTAA
- a CDS encoding sigma-70 family RNA polymerase sigma factor, translating to MKLTSHTNEEILEIVKACGAGDEKSLQTFFDIYSQDIYNFPIRVFHLSEDDASDYYIYAFERLKTGKRFKSFVGKSSFKTWFFSVLRNLLIDWQRTKREVKTQTISKVNRDGKEYSTIEDEPDKRSEALALAIDVSDQFHSVLSTIKIENRVVFKLSFVYYLHLDPEEIRFISEKTNRSEEEIRVEVLKLREDLSGREEENLKMEDKITALYLNILDLKEQKKSKAQGDSVEALYYKERLDHALAKKYEQRKKLIEKKQKGHFLVRTPYREIARILGISEGGVSVTLLRVLEKMQKKMHSMAGED from the coding sequence ATGAAACTGACTTCTCATACCAATGAAGAAATTTTAGAGATTGTAAAGGCATGTGGTGCTGGAGATGAAAAGTCTCTGCAGACATTTTTTGATATCTATTCACAAGATATATACAACTTTCCCATCCGAGTTTTTCACCTAAGTGAGGATGATGCTTCTGATTATTATATCTACGCTTTTGAACGTTTAAAAACAGGAAAACGATTCAAAAGTTTTGTGGGAAAATCCAGCTTTAAAACTTGGTTTTTCTCCGTACTCAGAAATTTACTGATCGATTGGCAGCGCACTAAACGGGAAGTCAAAACCCAAACGATTTCTAAAGTCAATAGAGATGGGAAAGAATACAGCACCATCGAAGACGAACCAGACAAACGTTCGGAAGCTCTTGCATTGGCCATTGACGTCTCGGATCAGTTCCATTCCGTACTCTCCACAATCAAAATAGAGAACCGAGTTGTTTTCAAATTGTCATTTGTTTATTACCTCCATTTGGATCCGGAAGAAATCCGTTTCATTTCAGAAAAAACAAACCGTTCGGAAGAGGAAATTCGTGTTGAAGTTTTAAAGCTTAGAGAAGACCTCTCTGGCCGCGAAGAAGAAAACTTAAAAATGGAAGATAAGATCACAGCTCTATATTTGAATATTCTAGATCTGAAAGAACAAAAGAAATCCAAAGCCCAGGGTGATTCGGTAGAGGCATTATATTATAAAGAGCGATTGGACCATGCACTCGCCAAAAAGTATGAACAAAGGAAAAAGCTAATCGAAAAAAAGCAAAAGGGACACTTTCTTGTCCGCACCCCTTACCGAGAGATTGCCAGAATTTTAGGGATTTCCGAAGGTGGTGTCAGCGTCACTTTGCTCCGGGTCTTAGAAAAAATGCAAAAAAAAATGCATTCTATGGCTGGAGAGGACTAA
- a CDS encoding AMP-dependent synthetase/ligase: MRTMIDFYLNLPARFGQKNSFATRVGAGVYEYKTYNNLLSDAKDLAFGLRPSLSEREKVAIFADNAYEWIQTSIAVTLLGAVDVPRASDVTDHDILYILNHSESKILFVENEAVFKRVIRLESELEFLKEIVIIYPPKEGNKEMSSRKIKISTLQELAAKGKELRKVDQTDTLFLNSTIKESDLFTMIYTSGTTGTPKGVMLTQGNILFQLQNLPIRLQKGDRTLSILPIWHIFERIFEIFTLYYGACTYYSSVRTLKEDLRFVKPNFMASAPRLWESIYSGILGTLAKSSTVKQKMFHIAMFFAKRFFVSRQIITGNVLDIHPVVFWKQTLRFVYHLYRFFLVSLPHLFFDFLVLSKIRKATGGELKGSCSGGGALPYHVDEFFNTIGIPVLEGYGMTETAPVLAMRTFEEIIPGSVGRIFPKTHLRLVDLQTGEVFLDTETGKFVFGRKGEIHVKGKQVMAGYYKNPDATNKVLVDGWLNTGDLGIFTANHNLRIVGRSKETIVLLGGENVEPVPIESKILESEWIDQCMVVGQDQKYLSVLVYPNISRFEEPLTGEFWNKKEVIQKIETEIKTKVNAQTGFKSFERVVGVVVLPKPFEVGDELTAKLSLKRHVITDKYKSEIAKLYSNN, encoded by the coding sequence ATGCGAACTATGATTGATTTTTATTTAAATCTTCCGGCGAGATTCGGGCAGAAAAATTCTTTTGCCACCCGAGTAGGTGCTGGTGTTTACGAATATAAAACTTACAACAACTTGCTTTCAGATGCAAAGGATTTGGCATTTGGACTCCGGCCGAGTTTATCAGAAAGAGAAAAGGTCGCCATTTTTGCAGACAATGCGTATGAGTGGATCCAAACCAGCATCGCAGTGACACTACTTGGTGCCGTTGACGTACCAAGAGCATCTGATGTAACAGATCACGATATACTTTACATTTTAAATCATTCAGAATCAAAGATTCTATTTGTAGAAAATGAAGCTGTGTTCAAAAGAGTGATTCGATTGGAATCTGAGTTAGAATTTTTAAAAGAAATTGTAATCATATATCCACCTAAAGAGGGAAATAAAGAAATGAGTTCCCGGAAAATTAAGATTTCCACCTTGCAAGAGCTAGCCGCAAAGGGAAAAGAACTTCGTAAAGTCGACCAAACAGATACTTTATTTCTGAATAGTACGATAAAAGAATCAGACCTATTTACTATGATCTACACTTCGGGAACTACAGGAACACCGAAAGGTGTCATGTTGACCCAAGGAAACATTTTATTTCAATTACAAAACCTCCCAATTCGTTTGCAGAAAGGGGATAGAACTTTATCCATCTTACCTATTTGGCATATCTTTGAAAGAATTTTTGAAATCTTTACATTGTACTATGGAGCTTGTACTTACTACAGCAGTGTTCGTACATTAAAAGAAGATTTAAGATTTGTGAAACCCAACTTTATGGCATCGGCCCCAAGACTTTGGGAAAGTATCTATTCAGGAATTTTGGGAACTCTTGCCAAGTCATCAACGGTAAAACAAAAAATGTTTCATATTGCGATGTTCTTTGCCAAAAGATTTTTTGTTTCGAGACAAATCATCACAGGAAATGTTTTGGACATCCACCCTGTTGTTTTTTGGAAACAAACCCTTCGTTTTGTTTATCACTTGTATCGATTTTTTCTGGTAAGTTTGCCTCATTTGTTTTTTGATTTTTTAGTTTTATCTAAGATTCGAAAGGCCACGGGGGGAGAACTAAAAGGTTCTTGTTCTGGTGGAGGTGCACTTCCTTATCATGTAGATGAATTTTTTAATACTATTGGAATTCCTGTGTTAGAAGGATATGGAATGACTGAAACAGCACCTGTGCTTGCTATGCGGACATTCGAAGAAATCATTCCAGGTTCAGTAGGTAGGATATTTCCAAAAACACATTTAAGGCTTGTTGATTTACAAACTGGCGAAGTTTTTTTAGATACAGAAACAGGTAAATTTGTATTCGGAAGAAAGGGCGAAATCCATGTGAAGGGAAAACAAGTGATGGCTGGTTATTATAAAAATCCAGATGCAACGAATAAGGTTTTGGTGGATGGTTGGTTAAATACTGGTGACTTAGGAATTTTTACTGCAAATCATAATTTGAGAATTGTAGGAAGATCAAAGGAAACCATTGTTTTGTTAGGTGGTGAAAATGTGGAGCCAGTTCCTATAGAATCAAAAATTTTAGAGTCAGAATGGATTGATCAGTGTATGGTCGTTGGTCAAGATCAAAAGTATTTAAGTGTACTTGTGTATCCAAACATTTCTCGATTTGAAGAGCCTCTTACTGGAGAATTCTGGAACAAAAAAGAAGTGATTCAAAAAATTGAAACAGAAATCAAAACAAAGGTCAATGCGCAGACGGGATTTAAATCTTTTGAAAGGGTTGTGGGGGTTGTGGTTTTGCCAAAACCATTTGAAGTGGGAGACGAACTCACCGCAAAACTATCCTTAAAGAGACATGTAATCACAGACAAATACAAATCAGAAATTGCAAAATTGTATTCCAACAACTAA
- the cobT gene encoding nicotinate-nucleotide--dimethylbenzimidazole phosphoribosyltransferase yields the protein MSPFSLPSISPVTDVLRNSIRSKIDNKTKPLGSLGDLETIAMQLAEIQNTLSPELKNPKLILFAADHGITEEPVSLYPKDVTWQMVLNFLSGGACANVFAKHSHIDVEVVDAGVDHDWDQNAPKPIERKIRKGTSNFLKTKAMSLEEAKETIGNGIELLSEKQYQDTNIFLFGEMGIGNTSAASLILSHLTDIPLRKLVGRGTGLNNSGKEHKFKILSEAFERTGKLNDPLEILSEFGGFEIGMMAGAMIGASAHRKTFVVDGFISTAAFAIAYALNPAVKYYSIFSHLSEEEGHTVVLEHWKIKPLLRLNLRLGEGSGALAAFPLIELSVKFLNEMASFADAGVSNSDSK from the coding sequence ATGTCACCATTTTCCCTACCCTCCATTTCTCCTGTAACCGATGTTTTGCGAAACTCCATCCGCAGTAAAATAGACAATAAAACCAAACCGTTAGGTTCCTTAGGTGATTTGGAGACCATTGCCATGCAATTGGCAGAAATCCAAAATACCCTTTCTCCTGAGCTAAAAAATCCAAAGCTCATACTATTTGCGGCAGACCATGGAATTACCGAAGAACCCGTCTCCTTATATCCTAAAGATGTTACTTGGCAAATGGTTTTGAACTTTTTATCTGGGGGGGCCTGTGCTAATGTCTTCGCCAAACACAGTCATATCGATGTGGAAGTTGTGGATGCGGGAGTAGATCATGATTGGGATCAAAATGCACCAAAACCAATCGAACGAAAAATTCGAAAAGGTACATCTAACTTTTTGAAAACAAAAGCTATGTCATTAGAAGAAGCAAAAGAAACCATTGGTAATGGGATTGAACTTCTGTCTGAAAAACAATACCAAGATACAAATATCTTTTTATTTGGGGAAATGGGAATTGGAAATACATCTGCAGCATCTCTTATCTTATCTCATCTAACAGACATTCCACTAAGAAAACTTGTGGGACGTGGTACGGGACTCAACAACAGCGGAAAAGAACATAAATTCAAAATCCTTTCTGAAGCATTTGAAAGAACAGGAAAACTAAACGATCCATTAGAAATCCTTTCAGAATTTGGTGGATTCGAAATTGGAATGATGGCAGGAGCAATGATCGGTGCTTCTGCACATAGAAAAACATTTGTTGTCGATGGTTTTATCTCTACAGCAGCATTTGCAATTGCTTATGCACTAAACCCAGCAGTGAAATATTACTCCATTTTTTCACATTTATCGGAAGAAGAAGGACATACCGTCGTTTTAGAACATTGGAAGATAAAACCCCTCCTTCGGCTCAATCTTCGTTTAGGAGAGGGAAGTGGTGCACTTGCGGCTTTTCCACTCATTGAACTCAGTGTAAAATTTCTTAATGAAATGGCTTCCTTTGCTGATGCTGGTGTTAGCAATTCGGATTCAAAATAA
- a CDS encoding M23 family metallopeptidase has translation MRSIVVVLSLLASFILADEPVSDTKPEFVWPIQGLELPALITSTFGESRKDHFHNGLDISSVLQPVKSMSQGFILYSRYAEDDPFEDERGSGNIVWIAHKNGYVSGYYHLGGTRNEVVRTGKQVSAGDTIGISGNTGHSTGGHLHFVLGKDYGKTLLDPLAFLPPIEDTMPPQIANLFIHVGENYTNLNDGDNINVSKAFPLTVSIIDGGVKNSQRRGVKEVKFFFNGETYKEATFGSLRFDSGKWKTKEGHSFDDLFFKDRYLVGVLNLKAGENTIKVKTKDFSGQESERGFSINITRISGGN, from the coding sequence ATGAGAAGTATTGTTGTAGTATTGAGTCTCTTGGCAAGTTTTATTTTAGCGGACGAACCTGTCTCTGATACAAAACCAGAGTTTGTTTGGCCCATCCAGGGCTTAGAATTGCCTGCGCTCATCACAAGCACCTTTGGTGAGTCAAGAAAAGACCATTTTCACAATGGACTCGACATTTCTTCCGTTTTACAACCTGTCAAAAGTATGAGCCAGGGATTTATCCTATACTCCCGTTATGCGGAGGATGACCCTTTTGAAGACGAACGTGGCTCGGGCAATATAGTCTGGATAGCACATAAAAATGGTTATGTGAGCGGTTATTACCATTTAGGTGGCACGAGAAATGAAGTAGTCCGCACCGGCAAACAGGTCTCTGCTGGTGATACCATTGGGATCTCTGGAAACACAGGCCATTCCACTGGTGGACATTTACATTTTGTTCTTGGAAAGGATTATGGGAAAACTCTGCTCGATCCCCTGGCCTTCCTTCCCCCTATAGAGGACACAATGCCTCCACAAATTGCCAACCTCTTCATCCATGTAGGTGAAAATTATACAAATCTAAATGATGGCGACAATATCAATGTATCCAAAGCTTTTCCCTTAACAGTAAGCATCATTGATGGTGGTGTCAAAAATAGCCAGCGAAGAGGAGTAAAGGAAGTGAAGTTCTTTTTTAACGGAGAAACTTACAAAGAGGCCACTTTCGGCTCCCTTCGCTTTGACTCAGGAAAATGGAAAACCAAAGAAGGACATAGTTTTGATGATCTGTTTTTTAAAGATCGATATTTGGTTGGAGTTCTCAATTTAAAAGCAGGAGAAAATACCATCAAAGTAAAAACGAAGGACTTTAGCGGACAAGAATCGGAAAGAGGATTCAGCATCAACATAACAAGAATTAGCGGAGGGAACTAA